A region from the uncultured Sunxiuqinia sp. genome encodes:
- a CDS encoding Gfo/Idh/MocA family oxidoreductase, giving the protein MTNKSRNINRRRFLEATALAGIGAMGAGAVLSSCKSTKDVSELGLPPILRAAPGGRKLRAGLVGVGNRGTGAAINFISAGPDLEIVALADVFQDKIDACRKRFASYKRPIPEENCFVGFDAYKKLMALEEVDVVILATPPQFRPEHFKEAVKQTKHAFLEKPMAVDPVGIRSIIATAKKAKAIGLNVVTGTQRRHQEDYIETYKQVANGAIGQITSAKAFWNQNHVWFRTREDDWDDMTYMIRNWNNFCWLCGDHFLDTHVHNIDVVNWFIGKHPESAIGYGGRARRITGDQYDFFSVDFDFGNGVSSHSMSRQIDNCANGTGEMVVGTEGYTNCRNTIWNLDGSVKWKFEYPLGEDGEPMSKVKIPPYVQEHMHLVHAIRTGEYVNEAEQTAISTLTAIMGRTAAYTGQKVSYDEIFKSDMDLGPKEIKFGPVDLEFPVPVPGTAHKA; this is encoded by the coding sequence ATGACAAATAAATCAAGAAATATTAATCGTCGTCGGTTTCTCGAAGCAACAGCTTTGGCAGGAATTGGAGCAATGGGAGCAGGTGCAGTTTTGTCGTCGTGCAAATCAACGAAAGATGTAAGTGAACTTGGATTACCGCCAATACTAAGAGCAGCGCCAGGTGGTAGAAAGCTACGAGCAGGATTGGTTGGTGTTGGTAATCGTGGAACGGGGGCTGCGATAAACTTTATCAGTGCCGGACCCGACTTGGAAATTGTTGCTTTGGCTGATGTTTTTCAGGATAAAATTGATGCTTGTCGGAAACGATTTGCGAGTTACAAGCGACCAATCCCGGAAGAGAATTGCTTTGTAGGATTTGACGCCTACAAGAAGTTAATGGCTTTGGAAGAAGTAGATGTCGTTATTTTAGCAACACCACCGCAATTCAGACCGGAGCATTTTAAGGAAGCCGTTAAACAAACAAAGCATGCTTTTTTAGAGAAACCCATGGCCGTTGACCCGGTGGGAATTCGTTCAATAATTGCAACGGCTAAAAAAGCGAAAGCTATTGGCTTGAACGTGGTTACCGGAACGCAACGTCGTCATCAGGAAGATTATATTGAAACCTATAAGCAGGTTGCCAATGGAGCCATTGGGCAAATCACTTCAGCAAAAGCTTTCTGGAATCAGAATCATGTTTGGTTTCGCACACGGGAAGACGATTGGGATGATATGACTTACATGATCCGCAACTGGAATAATTTCTGCTGGTTGTGTGGCGACCATTTTTTGGATACGCACGTGCACAACATCGATGTGGTGAATTGGTTTATCGGCAAGCATCCCGAAAGTGCGATTGGCTATGGTGGAAGAGCGCGTCGAATTACAGGCGATCAATACGACTTTTTTAGTGTTGATTTTGACTTTGGAAACGGTGTGAGCTCCCATAGCATGAGCCGCCAGATTGACAACTGTGCTAATGGAACCGGCGAAATGGTTGTTGGAACTGAAGGTTATACGAATTGCCGGAACACAATCTGGAATCTGGATGGTTCGGTAAAGTGGAAGTTTGAATACCCGCTGGGAGAAGATGGTGAACCCATGAGTAAGGTGAAAATTCCACCGTATGTGCAGGAACACATGCACTTGGTTCATGCAATCCGAACGGGAGAGTACGTTAATGAAGCAGAACAAACGGCAATTTCAACCCTGACCGCGATTATGGGACGAACAGCCGCTTACACCGGGCAGAAAGTTAGTTACGACGAAATTTTTAAATCAGATATGGATCTGGGGCCAAAAGAAATCAAGTTTGGGCCTGTCGATTTGGAATTTCCTGTTCCTGTGCCAGGAACAGCACACAAAGCTTGA
- a CDS encoding glycosyltransferase family 2 protein, with amino-acid sequence MISLVVPILNEEELIDELVSRSVRVLEKISEEFELIFVDDGSTDTSLHKLIRHQEHDSRIKVISLSKNFGHQAAFTAGLENASGIYVAMMDGDLQDPPEVLEAMYQKIVNEDYDIVSGRRSDRKGNQAKNGMTRLFHQVFKSVANLEDLENAGNFSMMNRQALMALLSMKERVRYLPGLRSFVGYKQGFVDYVRDERLQGQAKMTFGKLSLLAADAIFSFSKFPIRLCLILGFVGTIIFMFAGIYVLSAKILGFAITGWPSTVLSIYFLGSIQLIFLGIIGEYVYRIYKESQKRPLYFIRKIYQNEEKK; translated from the coding sequence ATGATATCTCTGGTAGTTCCAATATTAAACGAAGAAGAATTGATTGACGAATTAGTGTCAAGATCTGTCAGAGTGCTCGAAAAGATTTCTGAGGAATTTGAGTTGATCTTTGTAGATGATGGAAGTACCGACACGAGCTTACACAAATTAATTCGTCATCAGGAGCATGACTCCAGAATTAAAGTAATTTCTCTATCCAAGAATTTTGGACATCAAGCGGCTTTTACAGCGGGCTTGGAAAATGCTTCGGGTATTTATGTGGCCATGATGGATGGAGATTTGCAGGATCCCCCAGAGGTGCTTGAGGCGATGTATCAGAAAATCGTTAATGAGGATTACGATATTGTAAGTGGGAGAAGGTCTGACCGGAAAGGGAACCAAGCCAAAAACGGTATGACACGCCTGTTTCATCAGGTTTTTAAATCAGTAGCCAATCTGGAAGATCTTGAAAATGCCGGAAATTTTTCCATGATGAACCGACAGGCGTTAATGGCACTTTTGTCGATGAAAGAACGGGTTCGCTATCTTCCCGGCCTACGAAGTTTCGTGGGATATAAACAGGGATTTGTAGATTATGTGCGGGACGAACGATTGCAAGGACAGGCTAAAATGACCTTTGGAAAGTTATCGCTTTTAGCAGCTGATGCCATCTTTTCCTTTTCAAAATTTCCAATTCGCTTATGTCTCATATTAGGCTTCGTGGGAACCATTATTTTCATGTTTGCAGGTATTTATGTGTTGAGCGCTAAAATATTGGGATTTGCCATTACTGGATGGCCATCAACAGTTTTGAGCATCTATTTCTTAGGCTCAATACAACTGATTTTTTTAGGAATTATTGGGGAGTACGTTTATCGTATTTATAAAGAATCGCAAAAGCGACCACTTTATTTTATCAGGAAAATATATCAGAACGAAGAAAAAAAATAA
- a CDS encoding tetratricopeptide repeat protein codes for MQQRHLKIIFYASAIALLLSLLFISLDAGISGDEQVHYQHSEKVYDYFASMGKDRDALKTPKTHLQYYGQFPDNVATFLVHWFNIEDVYGFRHLVSSFIGWLCIFVTALFATWLKGYRVGIITLILFAVSPRFVGHLQNNLKDIPFALAYIAGVFYTLKLTYARFKTSSSHSISLLIASIAFSVSIRAGGILLAFYLLLAGVLFYLVEYFDRGQINWTQVQRTVVKLVVFSIAGYLLGLLFWPYALQNPIVNPWKSYQVMTDFPTTVRQIFEGKFIWSDFRPWYYLPKYMLITIPIIVFVGVVMFFYHWKTVSGNRHRFTYFFLILTTVFPLVFVILLKANLYGAWRHFLFIYPGIVILAAVGIHEFYSRIKLKSVKITSIVILLFLLIHPLRFMVKAHPCYYLYYNQIVGGLKGAYGNYETDYYYHTMRSGAEWLNDYMEENNVNGQVVVGSNFPVDWYFRDQSNLKFTYFQYRLRSDKYWDYAIIGNSYISPDQLANENFPPEGTIHVVEVDEVPVCAVVKRKSEASYYGVKAIKNKNYELAEDYFWKALEFYKKDEHIYYRLGKILSLQNKNDQAILALEGSLKVNPNYEPTLSLMGRLKEKESNFVEAKYYLEHLLDVNPKYFSAYVNLAEIYETTQPEKAREVLKRCLQIYPQYKPAIRALADTYQETHPEIVDKYKEYLNTFN; via the coding sequence ATGCAACAACGTCACCTGAAGATCATATTTTATGCATCGGCAATAGCACTGCTTTTGAGCTTGCTGTTTATTAGCCTCGATGCAGGTATCTCAGGTGATGAACAGGTACATTATCAGCATTCAGAAAAAGTGTACGACTATTTTGCTTCAATGGGTAAGGATCGTGACGCTTTGAAAACCCCTAAAACCCATCTGCAATATTATGGACAGTTCCCCGACAATGTAGCAACCTTTTTAGTTCACTGGTTCAATATTGAAGATGTTTATGGTTTTCGTCATCTGGTTAGCAGCTTTATTGGCTGGCTGTGTATTTTTGTTACAGCCTTGTTTGCGACCTGGCTAAAAGGGTATCGCGTCGGTATTATTACGCTTATTCTTTTTGCTGTTTCTCCTCGTTTTGTCGGACATTTACAAAATAATTTAAAAGATATTCCTTTTGCCCTGGCTTATATTGCCGGTGTGTTTTACACACTGAAATTAACCTATGCCAGATTTAAAACAAGCTCGTCGCATTCGATTTCACTTTTAATTGCGAGTATTGCTTTTTCCGTCAGTATCAGGGCAGGAGGAATCTTATTAGCTTTTTATTTGCTCCTGGCCGGAGTGCTCTTCTATTTGGTTGAGTACTTCGACAGAGGGCAGATAAATTGGACTCAGGTGCAACGAACAGTTGTCAAGTTAGTTGTATTTTCAATTGCAGGCTATTTGCTCGGTCTTTTGTTTTGGCCGTACGCCCTTCAAAATCCAATTGTCAACCCCTGGAAATCATACCAGGTAATGACAGATTTCCCGACTACAGTTCGGCAGATTTTCGAGGGGAAATTTATTTGGTCAGACTTTCGGCCATGGTATTATCTTCCCAAATACATGTTAATTACCATTCCAATAATTGTTTTTGTTGGAGTGGTAATGTTTTTTTATCATTGGAAAACGGTGTCTGGTAATAGGCATCGCTTCACCTATTTTTTTCTGATCCTGACCACTGTCTTTCCACTGGTTTTTGTAATTTTATTGAAAGCTAATTTGTACGGGGCCTGGCGGCATTTTCTGTTTATTTATCCCGGTATCGTAATTTTAGCTGCCGTTGGAATCCACGAATTTTATAGCCGCATTAAATTGAAGTCGGTAAAAATCACATCAATCGTCATTTTGTTATTCTTGTTAATTCATCCGTTGAGGTTTATGGTAAAAGCTCATCCATGTTACTACTTGTACTACAATCAAATTGTTGGCGGATTAAAAGGCGCCTATGGAAATTATGAGACAGATTATTATTACCATACCATGCGAAGTGGAGCCGAATGGTTGAACGATTATATGGAGGAAAATAACGTGAATGGGCAGGTAGTTGTGGGCAGTAATTTTCCTGTGGATTGGTATTTTCGCGATCAATCTAATTTGAAATTCACGTATTTTCAATACCGACTCCGGAGTGATAAGTATTGGGATTATGCGATTATCGGTAACAGCTATATTTCTCCTGATCAATTGGCAAATGAAAACTTTCCACCCGAAGGAACAATTCATGTGGTTGAGGTTGATGAGGTGCCGGTTTGCGCTGTTGTAAAACGGAAGTCAGAAGCTTCTTACTATGGAGTAAAGGCGATTAAAAACAAGAATTATGAGCTAGCTGAAGATTATTTTTGGAAGGCGTTGGAATTTTATAAAAAAGATGAACATATTTACTATCGTTTGGGAAAAATCTTAAGTTTGCAAAACAAGAATGATCAGGCAATTCTAGCCCTTGAAGGTTCTTTGAAGGTAAATCCAAATTATGAGCCTACGTTAAGTTTGATGGGACGACTGAAGGAGAAGGAGTCAAATTTTGTGGAAGCAAAATATTATCTTGAGCATTTGTTGGATGTTAATCCAAAGTATTTCAGTGCCTATGTTAATTTGGCAGAAATTTATGAAACAACCCAACCTGAAAAAGCTCGGGAAGTATTGAAGCGTTGTTTACAGATTTATCCGCAATATAAACCTGCTATTCGGGCTTTGGCTGATACCTATCAGGAAACACATCCTGAGATTGTGGATAAATACAAGGAATATTTGAATACATTTAATTGA
- a CDS encoding SUMF1/EgtB/PvdO family nonheme iron enzyme produces the protein MKRKCILGGKRIYLGLVLIGVVACVVILQLSNQAIEYTSTDDYCMSCHVHPHAEQSWKLSTHYNNSAGVIVHCVECHLPPKGHGHLAAKAKHGFNDVYGMLFKDSADYNWEDKRKLENAKHFVYKDACLKCHQNLFPTTLSTEGDDAHLYYLTSKEELRCINCHLHVGHYDPNAKHEHNLAFGKVEAANVEVYENPTEVTSFNDFTEKIPGTSVSFEMVAVPGAAFEMGSPKNEPLRDEDEGPVFQAKVSDFWMARVEVSWDEYLAFFKATSSQGRKETMNIDEEVDGITGPTPPWGAPDQGWGKGAKPAITMSWHAANTYCRWLSQVTGKKYRLPTEAEWEYACRAGQSTPYPFKGDPKDYSSKGLLRKIFSPDTTVINSFVAYEINSEGMTVDPAEVKANAFGLKNLPGNVAEFCLDYYDPDIYQKYSEQGLVINPTGPKKGREHVIRGGSFKSDAKDVRCAARDYTKTKAWLMTDPQMPKSIWWYSDVVEVGFRVVCEVDEAIEQ, from the coding sequence GCATGTCGTGCCACGTTCATCCACATGCTGAACAAAGTTGGAAACTTTCAACTCATTACAACAACAGCGCAGGTGTAATTGTGCATTGCGTTGAGTGCCATTTGCCACCGAAAGGACACGGCCATCTTGCGGCCAAAGCAAAACATGGCTTTAATGATGTTTATGGCATGTTGTTTAAGGATAGTGCAGACTATAACTGGGAGGATAAGCGAAAGCTTGAAAATGCCAAACACTTTGTTTACAAAGATGCGTGCTTAAAGTGTCATCAAAACTTATTTCCAACGACACTCTCCACCGAAGGAGATGATGCTCATTTGTATTACCTAACAAGCAAAGAGGAGCTGCGATGCATCAATTGTCATTTGCATGTTGGCCATTATGACCCGAATGCGAAACATGAACACAATTTAGCTTTTGGCAAAGTAGAAGCAGCAAATGTTGAAGTATACGAAAATCCAACTGAAGTAACTTCATTTAACGATTTTACCGAGAAAATTCCAGGCACAAGTGTTTCCTTCGAAATGGTTGCAGTTCCCGGGGCGGCGTTTGAAATGGGAAGTCCTAAAAATGAACCTCTGCGTGATGAAGATGAAGGACCCGTTTTCCAGGCAAAAGTTTCTGACTTCTGGATGGCAAGAGTTGAGGTTAGCTGGGATGAATATCTGGCGTTTTTTAAAGCAACTTCTTCGCAAGGAAGAAAAGAAACAATGAATATTGATGAAGAGGTTGATGGAATTACGGGACCAACACCGCCTTGGGGAGCACCTGACCAAGGATGGGGAAAAGGAGCGAAACCAGCTATTACCATGAGCTGGCATGCCGCCAATACTTATTGCAGGTGGTTAAGCCAGGTGACGGGCAAGAAGTATCGGCTACCAACCGAGGCGGAATGGGAATATGCATGCCGTGCCGGTCAGTCAACCCCATACCCGTTTAAAGGTGATCCAAAGGACTATTCGTCCAAAGGACTATTGAGAAAGATATTTTCGCCAGATACTACAGTTATCAATTCGTTTGTTGCCTATGAGATTAACAGCGAGGGAATGACAGTAGATCCAGCTGAAGTGAAAGCCAATGCTTTTGGGTTGAAAAACCTACCAGGAAACGTTGCTGAATTCTGTTTGGATTATTATGATCCTGATATCTACCAAAAGTACAGCGAGCAAGGTTTAGTGATAAATCCAACAGGACCGAAAAAAGGACGAGAGCATGTTATTCGTGGCGGATCGTTTAAAAGCGATGCTAAAGATGTGCGCTGTGCTGCCCGGGATTATACAAAAACAAAAGCCTGGTTAATGACTGATCCGCAGATGCCTAAATCAATTTGGTGGTATTCTGATGTCGTGGAAGTTGGTTTCCGCGTTGTATGTGAAGTAGATGAAGCAATAGAGCAATAA
- a CDS encoding LPXTG cell wall anchor domain-containing protein, which yields MKKLFMILTLFVMLAVGGMSPALAQEQEDDLFEMADTLSIDDMDPVFYEANEEAEDSQTVTIIVIAAVVIVGAGIYFVSKKKKK from the coding sequence ATGAAAAAATTATTCATGATTTTGACGCTTTTTGTTATGTTGGCAGTGGGAGGAATGAGTCCGGCACTTGCTCAGGAGCAAGAAGATGATTTATTTGAAATGGCAGATACCTTATCGATTGACGATATGGATCCGGTTTTTTACGAGGCAAATGAGGAAGCCGAAGATAGCCAGACAGTGACAATTATAGTTATAGCTGCAGTTGTGATTGTTGGTGCCGGTATTTATTTTGTTTCAAAGAAGAAAAAGAAATAA
- a CDS encoding arginine deiminase family protein has translation MMSERLKVNVTSEFGELEGVIVHTPGLEVEEMTPETAKRALYSDILNLAVAGKEYQQLKGVLSKVSNCFEVKDLLSDVLTNDTVRSSLLQEICHTEGALDILPSLQEINAKELAAQLIQGVPIKRDNLTRYLSQERFSLAPLHNFLFTRDASMSFRDEVVIGKMANKVRDREALIMEAIFNHHPLLEAKTVNPLQTNQSNSSREIMIEGGDFQVAREDVLVIGTGLRTSTTGIDFILEQIQSKKEKIRHVIVQELPDTPESFIHLDMVFTFLDRDTCMVYEPLILGTNRYHTIHIQIENGKVSHITERKNLPKALKKLGIDLKPVQCGGSKDIWTQEREQWHSGANFFAIAPGQIIGYERNVNTVEELNKHGFEVIKAKDFITGNAEITKEQKCVITIAGSELARGGGGARCMTMPFRRKPLEW, from the coding sequence ATGATGTCTGAAAGACTAAAGGTAAACGTAACTTCGGAGTTTGGGGAACTCGAAGGCGTTATTGTACATACTCCGGGGCTCGAAGTAGAGGAAATGACACCGGAAACTGCCAAGCGGGCACTGTATAGCGATATCCTGAATTTGGCTGTTGCCGGGAAAGAATATCAGCAACTAAAAGGGGTGCTATCAAAAGTTAGCAACTGTTTTGAAGTGAAGGATTTATTAAGCGACGTTTTAACAAATGATACGGTACGTAGCAGCCTATTGCAGGAAATTTGTCACACTGAAGGAGCTTTGGATATTCTTCCATCATTACAGGAAATTAATGCGAAGGAGCTAGCGGCACAACTTATACAAGGAGTTCCGATAAAACGAGACAATCTGACCCGTTATTTAAGCCAAGAGCGTTTTAGTCTGGCACCTTTGCACAATTTTCTGTTTACCCGCGATGCATCCATGTCGTTTCGTGATGAAGTTGTGATTGGTAAAATGGCCAATAAAGTGCGCGATCGGGAAGCTTTGATTATGGAGGCAATCTTTAATCACCATCCATTACTGGAAGCCAAAACGGTGAACCCACTTCAAACAAATCAATCAAACTCAAGTCGGGAAATTATGATTGAAGGTGGCGATTTTCAGGTTGCCCGCGAAGATGTTCTTGTCATTGGAACCGGTCTCAGAACAAGCACCACCGGCATCGACTTTATTCTGGAACAAATTCAATCGAAGAAGGAAAAAATTAGACATGTTATTGTGCAAGAATTGCCTGATACGCCGGAGTCTTTCATTCATCTGGATATGGTTTTCACCTTTTTAGACCGCGACACCTGCATGGTATACGAACCGCTCATTTTGGGAACTAACCGGTATCATACGATTCATATCCAAATTGAAAATGGTAAAGTTTCACACATTACAGAAAGGAAAAACCTACCAAAAGCATTGAAAAAGTTGGGCATCGACCTGAAACCGGTACAATGTGGCGGCAGTAAAGACATCTGGACACAGGAACGCGAGCAATGGCATAGCGGTGCTAATTTTTTCGCCATTGCACCAGGCCAGATTATTGGATACGAACGCAATGTAAACACCGTAGAAGAGCTAAACAAACATGGATTTGAGGTTATTAAAGCGAAAGATTTTATAACCGGAAATGCAGAAATTACGAAAGAACAAAAATGCGTAATAACCATTGCCGGTTCGGAACTTGCGCGCGGAGGTGGTGGTGCCCGATGTATGACTATGCCTTTCCGCAGAAAACCACTTGAATGGTAA
- a CDS encoding RNA methyltransferase, with protein sequence MRKLRTNELARISTEEYKQTKKTPIVVVLDNIRSCNNIGSVFRTSDALLIEGIHLCGITATPPNKEIHKTALDAEKSVPWTYFERTEDSVQKLKAEEYNVFAIEQVDKSIMLPDFEVEEIGRLALVFGNEVKGVQQQVVNLCDGAIEIPQFGIKHSFNISVSAGIVLWDLFKKFRY encoded by the coding sequence ATGCGAAAACTTAGAACAAACGAACTTGCCCGGATTAGTACCGAGGAATACAAACAAACCAAGAAAACTCCAATTGTTGTTGTGCTCGACAATATTCGCAGCTGCAACAACATCGGATCAGTTTTTCGAACCTCCGATGCCTTACTAATTGAAGGGATTCATTTATGTGGCATAACGGCAACTCCTCCGAATAAAGAAATTCATAAAACTGCGCTGGATGCCGAGAAGTCGGTTCCATGGACTTACTTTGAACGAACAGAAGATTCGGTACAAAAGTTAAAAGCTGAAGAATACAACGTTTTTGCCATTGAGCAAGTTGATAAGAGTATCATGCTTCCTGATTTTGAAGTGGAAGAAATAGGTAGACTGGCGTTGGTATTTGGCAATGAGGTAAAAGGAGTTCAACAACAAGTAGTTAATCTGTGCGACGGAGCTATTGAAATTCCGCAATTCGGTATCAAGCATTCATTTAACATATCGGTGAGTGCCGGCATTGTTTTATGGGACTTATTTAAAAAATTCCGTTATTAA